A part of Setaria viridis chromosome 8, Setaria_viridis_v4.0, whole genome shotgun sequence genomic DNA contains:
- the LOC140220250 gene encoding uncharacterized protein has product MVLSDSKIIYTEVQKLLHAILITSRKLPHYCQAHKIRVVSVYPISEILHNRDVHSRVVKWSVELKEFDIDFCPHHVIKSQIQANFVAEVTKIQEPPSLERSKHLTMYFDGALNLEGAGAGVLFISPKSEQLKYVLQIHYKATNNDTEYEALIHGLRIAALLGIKHILAFGDSKVVIEQVNKS; this is encoded by the coding sequence ATGGTCCTAAGCGACTCCAAGATCATCTACACGGAGGTCCAGAAATTGCTCCACGCAATCCTGATCACCTCCCGTAAACTGCCTCACTACTGCCAAGCGCACAAGATTCGAGTGGTTTCCGTCTACCCGATCAGCGAAATCCTGCACAACAGGGATGTTCACAGCCGAGTTGTGAAATGGTCTGTGGAACTCAAGGAATTCGACATCGACTTTTGCCCACATCATGTGATCAAGTCCCAGATCCAAGCCAACTTTGTCGCTGAAGTGACTAAGATTCAAGAACCGCCCTCCCTAGAGAGGTCGAAGCACttgacgatgtacttcgacggtgccctcaaccttgaaggggccggcgctGGGGTTCTCTTCATATCCCCAAAAAGCGAGCAGCTCAAGTATGTTCTGCAGATACattacaaggccaccaacaatgacaccgagtacgaggccctcataCACGGGCTTCGTATTGCCGCCTTGCTCGGCATTAAGCACATCCTCGCGTTCggcgactccaaggttgtcatcgagcaagtcaacaagTCCTAG